In Oceanidesulfovibrio indonesiensis, one DNA window encodes the following:
- a CDS encoding type II toxin-antitoxin system RelE/ParE family toxin — protein MNHFERTDLFDRWLSKLKDYQGKARILARIRSAEKGNFGDCAPVGEGVSEMRIHTGPGYRVYFIRRGDRVYLLLAGGDKSSQQRDIDLAKKIAKELEES, from the coding sequence ATGAATCACTTCGAGCGCACCGACCTGTTCGACCGCTGGCTTTCCAAGCTGAAAGACTATCAGGGCAAGGCCAGAATACTTGCAAGAATTCGGTCCGCGGAAAAGGGCAATTTCGGCGATTGCGCGCCAGTGGGTGAAGGCGTCAGCGAGATGCGGATTCATACGGGGCCGGGATACAGGGTGTACTTCATCAGGCGAGGCGACAGAGTGTATCTGTTGCTTGCCGGTGGAGACAAGTCCTCGCAGCAACGCGACATCGACCTCGCAAAGAAGATCGCCAAGGAACTGGAGGAATCATGA
- a CDS encoding addiction module antidote protein — protein sequence MTKIKIAKFDASDYLDNDETIAAYLDAAMEEGDPDVLLAAIADVAKARGMSKLAKDAGLGRESLYKALTPGAKPRFATVVKVLNALGVSLHASPNADACSRQEAAASSPAEQ from the coding sequence ATGACCAAGATCAAGATAGCGAAGTTTGATGCAAGCGACTATCTGGACAACGATGAAACCATCGCCGCGTATCTCGACGCCGCCATGGAAGAGGGCGATCCCGATGTTCTGCTTGCCGCCATTGCCGATGTCGCCAAGGCCAGAGGCATGAGCAAACTGGCGAAAGACGCCGGGCTTGGCCGTGAAAGCCTGTACAAGGCCCTGACCCCAGGCGCGAAGCCGCGGTTCGCCACTGTCGTGAAAGTGCTGAACGCGTTGGGTGTCTCTTTGCACGCCAGCCCGAATGCGGACGCATGTTCGCGGCAGGAAGCCGCTGCCTCATCGCCCGCTGAGCAGTAA